From the Lolium rigidum isolate FL_2022 chromosome 2, APGP_CSIRO_Lrig_0.1, whole genome shotgun sequence genome, one window contains:
- the LOC124690933 gene encoding zinc finger CCCH domain-containing protein 59-like — protein MREVSLERRSPPGASFMTRVNQSTGPFHALLCVGQFFSPEVAEEDIPPRDVADCLEGRADMPILAYFTGDYGPTATRLLLKVAADARGFVLAGRPLQSHGISMAYLSGKRGLGGPSCYSQDDEPGIVDL, from the exons ATGCGAGAGGTGAGTCTGGAGAGGAGGTCTCCGCCGGGGGCCAGCTTCATGACGAG GGTGAATCAGTCGACGGGGCCGTTCCACGCGCTGCTCTGCGTGGGTCAGTTCTTCTCGCCCGAGGTCGCCGAGGAAGACATCCCACCGCGAGATGTGGCGGACTGTCTGGAAGGACGAGCCGACATGCCCATCCTGGCCTACTTCACCGGCGACTACGGCCCCACGGCGACCCGTCTTCTCTTGAAGGTCGCCGCCGACGCCAGAGGATTCGTGCTTGCCGGCCGTCCTCTTCAATCTCACg GTATATCTATGGCTTACTTGTCAGGAAAGAGAGGGCTAGGAGGGCCTAGCTGCTACAGCCAGGATGATGAGCCTGGAATTGTCGATTTGTAA